In Vicia villosa cultivar HV-30 ecotype Madison, WI unplaced genomic scaffold, Vvil1.0 ctg.000077F_1_1, whole genome shotgun sequence, a single window of DNA contains:
- the LOC131623736 gene encoding protein MAIN-LIKE 2-like, producing the protein MSRLSRASSSREVTQEEEVPKHGEVPKEEVHPEHDDVAQEDTEWFNDVVAGSELGGLCCTIYVTISHAKQGAFAERWNKETPSFHFSVGELTITLYDVVCLLHLPIRGRLYDHSRIQRVEAIEWMVDYLGMNPYMADYECKIANEAHVKFSTLEELYEHHLVAAAGAEDEGDAVFVEYHRDCALRCWLMFLVSTSLFVDKSATYVDLTYLRYFMNLSTVDE; encoded by the exons ATGAGTCGCCTATCTCGGGCGTCTTCCTCTCGTGAGGTTACTCAGGAAGAGGAGGTACCTAAGCATGGTGAGGTACCTAAGGAGGAGGTTCACCCTGAGCATGACGATGTTGCTCAGGAGGAT ACCGAGTGGTTTAATGATGTTGTTGCTGGATCCGAACTTGGCGGATTATGCTGTACCATATATGTTACCATAAGCCATGCAAAGCAGGGGGCATTTGCCGAAAGGTGGAACAAAGAGACGCCATCTTTCCACTTTTCTGTTGGGGAGTTGACAATCACCCTCTATGATGTGGTTTGTCTGCTCCACCTACCTATCAGAGGGAGGTTATATGACCATTCCCGGATACAGAGAGTTGAGGCCATCGAGTGGATGGTGGATTATCTGGGTATGAACCCATATATGGCTGATTATGAGTGTAAAATAGCGAATGAGGCGCATGTCAAGTTCTCCACCCTAGAAGAGCTTTATGAGCACCACTTGGTGGCAGCAGCTGGGGCCGAGGATGAGGGTGATGCAGTTTTTGTTGAGTATCACCGCGATTGTGCTTTGCGGTGTTGGCTGATGTTCTTGGTTAGCACGTCcctctttgtggacaaaagtgcaacctacgtggACCTGACATACCTCCGGTATTTTATGAATTTGAGTACAGTTGATGAGTGA
- the LOC131623646 gene encoding cytochrome P450 703A2: MVLAILALTLLLTTLASKVIRDWLIEKCPSLHKKKHLPPGPPRWPIVGNLLQLGQLPHRDLASLCDKYGPLVYLKLGNIDAITTNDPDIIREILLSQDDVFASRPRTLAAVHLAYGCGDVALAPLGPHWKRMRRICMEHLLTTKRLESFSKHRQEEAQHLIKDVLAMVESEKDINLREVLGAFSMNNVTRMLLGKQYFGSKSAGPQEAIEFMHITHELFWLLGVIYLGDYLPMWRWIDPHGCEKKMREVEKRVDDFHSKIIEEHRKARENKKEIGKCDEELDFVDVLLSLPGEDGKKHMDDVEIKALIQDMIAAATDTSAVTNEWAMAEVIKHPHVLHKIQEELDAVVGPNRMVMESDLPYLNYLRCVVRETFRMHPAGPFLIPHESLRPTTINGYYIPAKTRVFINTHGLGRNTKIWDNVEEFRPERHFLDNGSRVEISHGSDFKILPFSAGKRKCPGAPLGVTLVLMALARLFHCFDWEPPKGLNHQDIDTQEVYGMTMPKVQPLIAIAKPRLARHMYD, translated from the exons ATGGTATTGGCCATACTTGCCCTAACCTTACTCCTAACAACATTGGCCTCAAAAGTCATTCGAGATTGGCTTATAGAAAAATGTCCTTCTTTACATAAGAAAAAACATCTTCCTCCTGGCCCACCAAGGTGGCCTATTGTTGGTAACCTTCTCCAATTAGGACAACTCCCTCATAGAGACTTAGCATCTTTATGTGATAAATATGGACCCTTAGTTTACTTAAAATTAGGAAATATTGATGCCATTACTACTAATGACCCTGATATTATACGTGAAATTCTTCTTTCTCAAGATGATGTTTTTGCTTCTCGTCCACGCACTCTTGCTGCAGTTCATTTAGCATATGGATGTGGTGATGTTGCACTGGCTCCATTAGGACCTCATTGGAAACGAATGAGAAGAATTTGTATGGAACATTTGTTAACTACTAAGAGACTCGAATCATTCTCAAAACATCGCCAAGAGGAAGCACAACATCTTATTAAGGATGTTTTGGCCATGGTCGAATCAGAAAAGGACATTAATTTAAGGGAAGTTTTAGGTGCTTTTTCAATGAACAATGTCACTAGAATGTTATTAGGGAAACAATATTTTGGTTCTAAATCTGCTGGTCCACAAGAGGCTATAGAGTTTATGCACATAACTCATGAATTATTTTGGTTATTAGGTGTGATATATTTAGGTGACTACTTACCAATGTGGAGATGGATTGATCCTCATGGTTGTGAAAAGAAAATGAGAGAAGTAGAAAAAAGAGTAGATGATTTTCACTCAAAAATTATTGAAGAACATAGAAAGGCAAGGGAAAATAAGAAAGAGATAGGAAAATGTGATGAAGAACTTGATTTTGTGGATGTTTTATTGTCTTTGCCAGGTGAAGATGGCAAAAAGCATATGGATGATGTTGAGATAAAAGCGTTGATTCAG GATATGATAGCGGCTGCAACAGACACTTCAGCTGTTACTAACGAATGGGCGATGGCCGAGGTAATCAAACATCCACATGTCCTTCATAAAATCCAAGAAGAACTTGATGCAGTGGTTGGCCCTAATAGAATGGTGATGGAATCAGATTTGCCTTACCTTAATTACTTACGATGTGTTGTACGTGAAACTTTTCGCATGCATCCAGCAGGACCATTCCTCATTCCACATGAATCACTTCGACCTACTACTATCAATGGATACTATATTCCTGCAAAGACTCGTGTATTCATCAACACTCATGGATTGGGTCGAAACACCAAGATTTGGGACAATGTGGAGGAGTTTAGGCCTGAGAGACACTTTTTAGATAATGGGAGTCGAGTTGAGATTAGTCATGGAAGTGATTTTAAGATACTGCCTTTTAGTGCTGGAAAACGCAAATGTCCAGGTGCACCACTTGGAGTTACGTTGGTTTTAATGGCTTTGGCTAGACTCTTTCATTGCTTTGATTGGGAACCACCTAAGGGATTGAATCATCAGGATATTGATACTCAAGAAGTTTATGGAATGACTATGCCCAAAGTTCAACCGTTGATCGCTATTGCCAAGCCACGTTTGGCAAGACATATGTATGATTGA
- the LOC131623689 gene encoding COP9 signalosome complex subunit 2, with amino-acid sequence MASDADMEDYGFEYSDEEQEEQDVDIENQYYNSKGLVETDPEGALSGFAEVVGMEQDKAEWGFKALKQTVKLYYRLGRYKEMMEAYREMLTYIKSAVTRNYSEKCINSIMDYVSGSASQNFGLLQEFYQTTLRALEEAKNERLWFKTNLKLCKIFFDIGEYGRMSKILKELHKSCQREDGTDDHKKGTQLLEVYAIEIQMYTETKNNKKLKQLYQKALTIKSAIPHPRIMGIIHECGGKMHMAERQWAEAATDFFEAFKNYDEAGNQRRIQCLKYLVLANMLMESEVNPFDGQEAKPYKNDPEILAMTNLIAAYQRNEILEFEKILKSNRRTIMDDPFIRNYIEDLLKNIRTQVLLKLIKPYTRIRIPFISKELNVPEHDVEQLLVSLILDNRIQGHIDQVNRLLERSDKSKGMKKYTAVDKWNTQLKSLYQTINNRVG; translated from the exons ATGGCCTCCG ATGCTGATATGGAGGACTATGGATTTGAGTACTCTGACGAGGAACAAGAGGAACAAGATGTTGATATCGAGAATCAATATTACAATTCAAAAG GTTTGGTTGAAACTGATCCAGAAGGTGCACTTTCTGGTTTTGCCGAGGTAGTGGGCATGGAACAAGACAAAGCAGAATG GGGATTTAAAGCTCTGAAGCAAACGGTCAAGCTTTATTACAGACTTGGAAGGTATAAAGAGATGATGGAAGCCTACAGGGAGATGTTGACATATATCAAATCAGCAGTGACCCGTAACTATAGTGAAAAATGCATAAACAGCATTATGGACTATGTATCTGGTTCGGCTAGCCAGAATTTTGGCCTTCTGCAGGAGTTCTACCAAACAACTCTTAGAGCTCTTGAAGAAGCAAAGAATGAG AGATTGTGGTTTAAGACAAATTTGAAGCTTTGTAAGATCTTCTTTGACATTGGGGAATATGGACGGATGAGCAag ATCCTTAAGGAACTTCACAAATCATGTCAAAGAGAGGATGGTACAGATGACCATAAGAAAGGAACCCAACTTTTGGAGGTTTATGCAATTGAAATTCAAATGTACACAGAGACCAAGAACAACAAAAAACTCAAG CAACTTTACCAGAAAGCACTTACTATTAAGTCAGCAATTCCCCATCCAAGGATAATGGGGATAATCCATGAATGTGGGGGTAAAATGCATATGGCAGAGCGCCAGTGGGCTGAAGCAGCTACAGACTTCTTTGAAGCTTTTAAGAATTATGATGAAGCTGGGAATCAGAGGCGTATCCAATGCTTGAA GTACCTCGTTCTTGCTAACATGTTGATGGAGTCCGAAGTAAATCCATTTGATGGGCAGGAAGCTAAGCC ATACAAGAATGACCCTGAAATATTGGCAATGACAAATCTGATAGCAGCCTATCAACGAAATGAAATATTGGAATTTGAGAAAATCCTGAAG AGTAACAGACGAACCATCATGGATGATCCATTTATCAGAAATTACATTGAGGATTTGCTAAAGAATATCAGAACACAGGTCCTGCTGAAACTCATCAAACCATATACAAGAATCAGGATCCCATTTATATCTAAG GAACTTAATGTACCTGAGCATGATGTTGAGCAGCTACTGGTGTCGCTTATTTTGGATAACAGAATTCAGGGCCACATTGATCAAGTGAACCGGCTCTTGGAACGCTCTGATAA GTCGAAAGGAATGAAGAAGTATACAGCTGTGGACAAATGGAATACACAACTTAAATCTCTTTATCAAACTATCAACAACAGAGTTGGATAA
- the LOC131623738 gene encoding uncharacterized protein LOC131623738, protein MEGVVVQNGAQVLPGSWAHNQFARYENNQGNWMEQMRGSLMIVATVIASLTFQIAINPPGGVWQENSSIQQGCAPGQTCKAGTSVLAFGDSDQKTRYELFLLLCTISFSASQAIIVLLICGFPLRNKFVMWFLILITCLSVFCTAGAYVIAIWMILNPLDGIFYKVNL, encoded by the exons ATGGAGGGTGTTGTGGTTCAGAATGGAGCACAAGTGTTACCAGGATCATGGGCACATAACCAATTCGCAAGATACGAAAACAATCAAGGAAATTGGATGGAACAAATGAGAGGTTCACTTATGATAGTAGCAACAGTTATTGCATCCTTAACTTTCCAAATTGCAATCAATCCACCCGGTGGTGTTTGGCAAGAGAATTCGAGTATTCAACAAGGTTGTGCTCCAGGCCAAACATGCAAAGCTGGTACTTCAGTTTTAGCTTTTGGTGATAGTGACCAAAAGACTAGATATGAGCTTTTTTTACTTTTGTGTACTATATCTTTCTCGGCTTCTCAAGCGATAATTGTGTTGCTCATATGTGGATTTCCTCTTCGGAATAAGTTTGTTATGTGGTTTCTTATACTTATTACGTgtctctcagtgttttgtacggCGGGTGCTTATGTGATTGCGATTTGGATGATACTAAATCCGCTTGATGGAATATTTTATAAG GTAAATTTATAG
- the LOC131623737 gene encoding uncharacterized protein LOC131623737, giving the protein MIITQLVNPLKACGETITEQYFIMRILGSLAPRFNNVVGAIEESKDLARMSKEELQSSLEAHEQRIEERNSAKAKAEITLQTRFNEKDKKSKGKLPIKSKGNFLNLGGRESQSSKNSICQKGESRYNKDDGQEENVMENVRGAVHYNEKLYLDPLCSKHMKGRKYWFVKINRTMKNKVKFTDEWMRSGYKNFMENRALCVMDVNEVLILKAFMAGNRNFKVELKVIEHRCLSTTDSREKWIWHYRLWHLNFRVINVTER; this is encoded by the exons ATGATAATTACTCAGTTAGTGAACCCATTAAAGGCGTGTGGAGAAACGATCACAGAGCAATATTTTATCATGAGAATCTTGGGTTCTTTAGCGCCAAGATTTAACAATGTTGTCGGAGCAATTGAGGAATCGAAGGATCTTGCAAGGATGAGTAAAGAGGAGCTACAAAGCTCTCTTGAGGCTCATGAGCAAAGGATAGAGGAGAGAAATAGTGCCAAGGCAAAGGCAGAGATCACTTTGCAAACTCGTTTCAATGAGAAAGACAAGAAGTCGAAAGGAAAATTACCCATAAAGAGTAAAGGAAATTTTCTGAATTTGGGTGGAAGAGAGTCTCAAAGTTCCAAAAATTCGATTTGTCAAAAGGGTGAGAGCAGATACAACAAGGATGATGGTCAAG AAGAAAATGTAATGGAGAATGTGAGAGGAGCAGTTCACTACAACGAGAAATTGTATTTAGACCCCTTATGTTCTAAGCATATGAAAGGGAGGAAATATTGGTTTGTCAAAATTAATCGTACCATGAAGAACAAAGTAAAGTTCACAGATGAGTGGATGAGATCG GGTTACAAGAATTTTATGGAGAACAGGGCGTTATGCGTTATGGATGTAAACGAGGTTTTGATCCTTAAAGCATTTATGGCTGGCAATAGAAATTTCAAGGTTGAGTTGAAGGTTATAGAGCATAGGTGTCTTTCTACAACGGATAGTCGAGAaaaatggatatggcactatcgtCTTTGGCATCTCAATTTTAGAGTTATTAATGTAACAGAACGGTAA